The following proteins come from a genomic window of Sebastes fasciatus isolate fSebFas1 chromosome 6, fSebFas1.pri, whole genome shotgun sequence:
- the rpl35 gene encoding large ribosomal subunit protein uL29, producing the protein MAKIKARDLRGKKKEELLKQLDDLKNELSQLRVAKVTGGAASKLSKIRVVRKSIARVLTVINQTQKENLRKFYKGKKYKPLDLRPKKTRALRRRLNKHEESLRTKKQQRKDLLYSIRKFAVKA; encoded by the exons ATG GCCAAGATCAAGGCAAGAGATCTGCGGGGCAAGAAGAAGGAAGAGCTGCTCAAGCAGCTGGACGACCTGAAAAATGAGTTGTCCCAGCTCCGTGTGGCTAAGGTGACCGGTGGAGCAGCCTCCAAGCTCTCCAAGAT CCGCGTTGTTCGCAAATCCATCGCCAGAGTCCTGACTGTAATCAACCAGACACAGAAGGAGAACCTGAGGAAGTTCTACAAG GGTAAGAAGTACAAGCCCCTGGATCTGAGACCCAAGAAGACCAGAGCTCTGCGCCGCCGGCTCAACAAGCATGAGGAGAGTCTGCGGACCAAGAAACAGCAGAGGAAAGATCTCCTCTACTCCATCCGCAAATTTGCAGTCAAAGCTTAA